Proteins from one Xiphophorus hellerii strain 12219 chromosome 8, Xiphophorus_hellerii-4.1, whole genome shotgun sequence genomic window:
- the tacr1b gene encoding tachykinin receptor 1b isoform X1: protein MDALYNATECSGENGTNVSANCSDGFNKFIQPVWQITLWAVAYFGIVVVSVVGNVVVIWIILAHRRMRTVTNYFLVNLAFAEAAMSAFNTVINFAYAVHNEWYFGLVYCRFHNFFPIAAIFASIYSMTAIALDRYMAIIHPLKQRLSSTQTRLVIGVIWLLALLLAFPQYLYSSTAVLPGRTVCFIDWPEYDTVDFKKIYYVCVTILIYFLPLCIMGWAYMTVAVTLWASEIPGDSFEHYAEQLIAKRKVVKMMIVVVCTFAVCWLPYHVYFLLHQFFPELFEERYIQQVYLAVMWLAMSSTMYNPVIYYCLNSRFRSGFQQVFCCCAPTVTKEELLELKSPRYLQTQVSIYPASRTEIVVPAAATEAPPAESRVYPHVEVATNVSFSDLLP, encoded by the exons ATGGACGCGCTCTACAACGCCACCGAATGCAGCGGCGAAAACGGGACGAACGTCTCCGCGAACTGCAGCGACGGCTTCAACAAGTTCATCCAGCCCGTGTGGCAGATCACGCTGTGGGCCGTCGCTTATTTCGGCATCGTGGTGGTGTCTGTGGTCGGCAACGTGGTGGTCATCTGGATTATTCTGGCGCACAGACGCATGAGGACTGTCACCAACTACTTTCTA gtgaaccTCGCTTTCGCTGAGGCTGCCATGTCGGCATTCAACACAGTGATCAACTTCGCCTACGCCGTTCACAACGAGTGGTACTTTGGTTTGGTCTACTGCCGATTCCACAACTTCTTCCCCATCGCCGCCATATTTGCCAGCATTTACTCCATGACAGCCATCGCTCTGGACAG ataCATGGCCATCATCCACCCTCTGAAGCAGAGGTTGTCGTCCACTCAGACTCGGTTGGTGATCGGTGTGATCTGGCTGCTGGCTCTGCTGCTGGCCTTTCCTCAGTATCTCTACTCGTCCACCGCAGTGCTGCCCGGACGCACGGTCTGCTTCATAGACTGGCCTGAATATGACACTGTTGACTTCAAAAAGAT CTACTACGTGTGTGTGACCATACTGATCTACTTCCTGCCCCTGTGCATCATGGGATGGGCGTACATGACGGTGGCCGTCACCCTGTGGGCGAGCGAGATTCCAGGAGACTCATTTGAACACTACGCAGAGCAACTCATCGCCAAACGCAAG GTGGTGAAGATGATGATCGTGGTGGTGTGCACCTTCGCCGTGTGCTGGCTGCCGTACCACGTCTACTTCCTGCTGCACCAGTTCTTCCCCGAACTGTTCGAGGAGCGCTACATCCAGCAGGTCTACCTGGCCGTCATGTGGCTGGCCATGAGCTCCACCATGTACAACCCAGTCATCTACTACTGCTTAAACAGCAG GTTCAGATCAGGCTTCCAGCAGGTGTTTTGCTGCTGTGCTCCCACCGTCACCAAAGAGGAGCTGTTGGAACTCAAATCTCCTCGTTACCTGCAAACCCAG GTCAGCATATACCCCGCAAGCCGAACGGAGATCGTTGTTCCTGCCGCAGCAACCGAGGCGCCACCTGCCGAGTCGCGCGTTTATCCTCACGTGGAAGTCGCAACGAACGTCTCGTTCTCTGACCTGCTGCCCTAA
- the tacr1b gene encoding tachykinin receptor 1b isoform X2 — MDALYNATECSGENGTNVSANCSDGFNKFIQPVWQITLWAVAYFGIVVVSVVGNVVVIWIILAHRRMRTVTNYFLVNLAFAEAAMSAFNTVINFAYAVHNEWYFGLVYCRFHNFFPIAAIFASIYSMTAIALDRYMAIIHPLKQRLSSTQTRLVIGVIWLLALLLAFPQYLYSSTAVLPGRTVCFIDWPEYDTVDFKKIYYVCVTILIYFLPLCIMGWAYMTVAVTLWASEIPGDSFEHYAEQLIAKRKVVKMMIVVVCTFAVCWLPYHVYFLLHQFFPELFEERYIQQVYLAVMWLAMSSTMYNPVIYYCLNSRFRSGFQQVFCCCAPTVTKEELLELKSPRYLQTQKPNVLGNMVVWEVFG; from the exons ATGGACGCGCTCTACAACGCCACCGAATGCAGCGGCGAAAACGGGACGAACGTCTCCGCGAACTGCAGCGACGGCTTCAACAAGTTCATCCAGCCCGTGTGGCAGATCACGCTGTGGGCCGTCGCTTATTTCGGCATCGTGGTGGTGTCTGTGGTCGGCAACGTGGTGGTCATCTGGATTATTCTGGCGCACAGACGCATGAGGACTGTCACCAACTACTTTCTA gtgaaccTCGCTTTCGCTGAGGCTGCCATGTCGGCATTCAACACAGTGATCAACTTCGCCTACGCCGTTCACAACGAGTGGTACTTTGGTTTGGTCTACTGCCGATTCCACAACTTCTTCCCCATCGCCGCCATATTTGCCAGCATTTACTCCATGACAGCCATCGCTCTGGACAG ataCATGGCCATCATCCACCCTCTGAAGCAGAGGTTGTCGTCCACTCAGACTCGGTTGGTGATCGGTGTGATCTGGCTGCTGGCTCTGCTGCTGGCCTTTCCTCAGTATCTCTACTCGTCCACCGCAGTGCTGCCCGGACGCACGGTCTGCTTCATAGACTGGCCTGAATATGACACTGTTGACTTCAAAAAGAT CTACTACGTGTGTGTGACCATACTGATCTACTTCCTGCCCCTGTGCATCATGGGATGGGCGTACATGACGGTGGCCGTCACCCTGTGGGCGAGCGAGATTCCAGGAGACTCATTTGAACACTACGCAGAGCAACTCATCGCCAAACGCAAG GTGGTGAAGATGATGATCGTGGTGGTGTGCACCTTCGCCGTGTGCTGGCTGCCGTACCACGTCTACTTCCTGCTGCACCAGTTCTTCCCCGAACTGTTCGAGGAGCGCTACATCCAGCAGGTCTACCTGGCCGTCATGTGGCTGGCCATGAGCTCCACCATGTACAACCCAGTCATCTACTACTGCTTAAACAGCAG GTTCAGATCAGGCTTCCAGCAGGTGTTTTGCTGCTGTGCTCCCACCGTCACCAAAGAGGAGCTGTTGGAACTCAAATCTCCTCGTTACCTGCAAACCCAG AAACCCAACGTTTTAGGGAACATGGTTGTTTGGGAAGTGTTTGGGTAG